A portion of the Bdellovibrio bacteriovorus genome contains these proteins:
- a CDS encoding purine-nucleoside phosphorylase — protein MVLNKLQETVTYIRTKTSAKPKVGVVLGSGLGAFVKDVQIECTLPYKDIPHFSPPTVEGHSGNLIFGKIDNQSIAILQGRNHYYEGHSMESVVFPTRTLAMLGIETLILTNSAGGFGENMQAGDFMIIEDHINLMGTNPLMGPNIKELGPRFPDMTEAYDKRLISMMENLLLKQGTRFHKGVYCGVSGPTYETPSEVRYLKLIGGKAVGMSTVPETIAANHLGLRVAALSCITNLAAGVSTQKLSHSEVTETANRVESQFCSFLREFIPQI, from the coding sequence TTGGTCCTCAATAAACTTCAAGAAACCGTCACTTATATACGTACAAAAACCTCGGCAAAGCCGAAGGTCGGTGTGGTATTGGGCTCGGGGCTTGGGGCTTTTGTGAAGGATGTGCAAATCGAATGCACTCTTCCGTATAAAGACATTCCGCACTTTTCACCACCGACGGTCGAAGGCCATTCTGGCAATTTGATTTTCGGAAAAATTGACAATCAATCCATCGCGATTCTTCAAGGCCGCAATCACTATTACGAAGGTCACAGCATGGAAAGCGTCGTCTTTCCTACGAGAACCTTGGCGATGTTAGGGATTGAGACTTTGATTCTGACAAACTCTGCTGGGGGTTTCGGGGAAAATATGCAGGCTGGTGACTTCATGATTATTGAAGATCATATCAACCTGATGGGCACAAATCCTTTGATGGGACCTAACATCAAAGAACTTGGTCCTCGTTTTCCCGACATGACTGAAGCTTATGACAAACGCTTGATTTCGATGATGGAAAATCTGCTTTTAAAGCAAGGCACGCGTTTTCATAAAGGGGTTTATTGTGGTGTAAGTGGTCCTACTTACGAAACTCCATCTGAAGTTCGTTACTTAAAACTTATTGGCGGCAAAGCCGTCGGTATGAGCACCGTTCCTGAAACCATCGCGGCCAATCATCTTGGGTTGCGGGTGGCAGCATTAAGCTGTATCACAAATTTGGCGGCAGGTGTTTCCACTCAAAAGCTATCACATAGCGAAGTCACGGAGACGGCCAACAGAGTTGAATCTCAGTTCTGTTCTTTTTTACGTGAATTTATTCCACAGATCTAA
- a CDS encoding S8 family peptidase yields MDVQKSLLAVAFIFALSACSNPKTSSSVFGDNDTLDSSACRGTSIKSKFIVQWEDGRFTVESGKDAEDFKKNFIEPQLADIRYVEYDREIKVESTNEVRTAGSTDSWGQDMVQARSLWALGIKGQDIKVGVVDAFVDPTHSQIQPRIAINTAEIPNNGKDDDGNGIVDDYYGAAFVSSPATARAPSSHGTHVAGIIAADPRFGSVEGMAPLAQIVPAQFISDDGGGSLGDAVLALQYAASRGVKIINASWGGAPCVASLRNAFQELERKGILVVVAAGNDGRDIDSYPEFPASFNLSNQLTIAASSVTDIMTSWSNSGFQLVHLAAPGDRILSTVPGNTTAYMDGTSMAAPFVSGAAALLWSAKPNATANQIKTAILKSVDVTPNREFRVNTRGRLNVRKAHDVLNQLVP; encoded by the coding sequence ATGGATGTTCAAAAAAGTCTCTTGGCGGTTGCCTTCATCTTTGCGCTTTCAGCTTGCAGCAACCCAAAAACATCAAGCTCGGTATTTGGTGACAACGACACCTTAGATTCTTCTGCTTGTCGCGGAACTTCGATCAAAAGTAAGTTCATCGTGCAGTGGGAAGATGGCCGTTTCACCGTTGAATCTGGAAAAGATGCCGAAGATTTCAAAAAGAATTTTATCGAACCACAACTAGCCGATATTCGCTATGTGGAATACGATCGTGAAATAAAAGTTGAAAGCACCAACGAAGTTCGCACCGCAGGCTCCACAGATAGCTGGGGCCAAGACATGGTGCAAGCTCGCAGCCTTTGGGCTTTGGGAATCAAAGGTCAAGATATCAAAGTCGGTGTCGTAGATGCCTTTGTGGACCCAACTCACTCACAAATTCAACCGCGCATCGCTATTAACACCGCGGAAATTCCTAATAATGGAAAAGATGATGATGGTAACGGAATCGTCGATGACTATTATGGAGCGGCTTTTGTTTCTTCTCCCGCAACAGCAAGAGCCCCAAGCTCTCACGGCACACACGTGGCCGGCATTATCGCGGCAGACCCTCGTTTTGGATCGGTCGAAGGAATGGCCCCTTTGGCGCAAATCGTACCCGCGCAATTTATTTCGGATGATGGTGGTGGCTCTTTAGGGGATGCCGTTTTAGCTTTGCAATATGCGGCTTCACGTGGCGTTAAAATTATTAATGCTAGCTGGGGGGGAGCTCCCTGCGTGGCTTCATTAAGAAATGCCTTTCAAGAATTAGAAAGAAAAGGGATCTTGGTCGTTGTCGCCGCGGGCAATGATGGTCGCGACATTGACTCTTATCCGGAGTTTCCGGCGTCGTTTAATCTTTCAAATCAGTTAACGATCGCGGCTTCATCAGTGACAGATATTATGACGTCTTGGTCAAACAGTGGATTCCAATTAGTTCATTTGGCTGCCCCAGGTGATCGAATCTTAAGCACGGTTCCCGGCAATACGACGGCATACATGGATGGAACAAGTATGGCAGCCCCTTTTGTTTCAGGTGCCGCGGCTCTGTTGTGGAGTGCAAAGCCAAATGCGACGGCCAACCAAATTAAGACAGCCATTTTAAAGTCCGTGGACGTCACTCCAAACCGCGAATTTAGGGTAAATACTCGAGGCCGACTTAATGTGCGCAAAGCCCATGACGTCCTAAATCAGTTAGTTCCATAA
- a CDS encoding acyl-CoA carboxylase subunit beta — protein sequence MSTEISSGIQARLRDLEKRNEAAMAGGGAARIAKHKQGGRLSARERVDVLLDPGSFVEMDRFVTHRCTNFGMDKNVVPGDGVITGYGRINGKLVYVSSQDFTVIGGSMSRTQANKICKVMDLSMKNGAPFISINDSGGARIQEGIESLGGYADIFTRNTMASGLVPQITAIMGPCAGGAVYSPSITDFVFMVKNTSYMFVTGPDVIKTVTHEEVTKEDLGGATTHSAKSGVAHFAAEDDKHCLLLIRELMNFLPSNNLDDAPVLPTNDRPDRVTESLTTLIPENPKKPYDMLSVITECVDEGYFLEVHKHFAQNIVVGFARFNGRPVGIVGNQPNILAGCLNIEASRKAARFIRFCDAFNIPIVSFVDVPGFLPGKDQEWNGIITHGAKLLYAYAEATVPKITVITRKAYGGAYIVMGSKLLRSDVNLAYPSAEIAVMGADGAVNIIFREEINKAKDPTAERARLTAEYEAKFSNPYVSAELGYTDEVIEPGMTRKRIIDSLEMLKHKREIQPAKKHGNIPL from the coding sequence ATGAGCACAGAAATTTCATCTGGCATTCAAGCTCGTTTGCGTGATCTTGAAAAAAGAAACGAAGCAGCTATGGCCGGCGGTGGCGCCGCACGTATAGCAAAGCACAAACAAGGTGGTCGTTTATCCGCGCGTGAGCGTGTCGACGTTCTTCTTGATCCCGGCAGCTTTGTTGAAATGGATCGTTTTGTTACTCACCGTTGTACCAACTTCGGTATGGATAAAAACGTGGTTCCAGGTGACGGTGTTATTACAGGTTACGGTCGCATCAACGGCAAACTGGTGTACGTCTCTTCTCAAGACTTCACCGTGATTGGTGGATCGATGTCTCGCACTCAGGCAAACAAAATTTGCAAGGTGATGGATCTTTCCATGAAAAACGGCGCGCCTTTTATTTCTATCAATGACTCTGGTGGCGCGCGTATTCAAGAAGGTATTGAATCCTTGGGTGGATATGCCGACATCTTCACTCGTAACACAATGGCCTCGGGCCTTGTTCCACAAATCACGGCGATCATGGGCCCGTGCGCAGGTGGTGCGGTTTATTCTCCTTCGATTACTGATTTTGTCTTCATGGTTAAAAACACTTCCTACATGTTCGTGACCGGTCCTGATGTTATTAAGACGGTCACTCACGAAGAGGTCACCAAAGAAGATCTTGGTGGTGCGACAACTCACTCTGCAAAATCAGGTGTTGCTCACTTTGCCGCCGAAGATGACAAGCATTGTTTGTTGCTGATTCGCGAGTTGATGAACTTCTTACCTTCAAACAATTTGGATGATGCTCCGGTTTTACCAACTAACGACCGTCCTGATCGCGTCACTGAAAGTTTGACGACATTAATTCCTGAAAATCCGAAAAAACCCTACGACATGCTTTCCGTTATTACAGAATGTGTGGATGAAGGTTACTTCTTAGAAGTACACAAACACTTTGCGCAGAACATCGTTGTCGGCTTTGCTCGCTTCAATGGTCGCCCCGTGGGTATCGTTGGCAATCAGCCAAATATTTTGGCGGGTTGTTTAAACATCGAAGCTTCTCGTAAAGCCGCGCGCTTTATTCGCTTCTGTGATGCTTTCAATATTCCAATCGTATCGTTTGTTGACGTTCCGGGCTTCTTACCCGGTAAAGATCAAGAGTGGAATGGCATCATCACTCATGGTGCAAAATTACTTTACGCTTACGCCGAGGCGACAGTGCCTAAGATCACCGTTATCACTCGTAAAGCTTATGGTGGTGCTTACATCGTTATGGGATCAAAACTGTTACGTTCCGATGTGAACTTGGCCTACCCTTCGGCAGAAATCGCCGTGATGGGTGCGGATGGGGCCGTCAACATTATCTTCCGCGAAGAAATCAACAAAGCTAAAGATCCAACGGCAGAACGTGCGCGCTTAACCGCGGAATACGAAGCAAAGTTCAGCAATCCATATGTATCGGCAGAACTTGGTTATACGGATGAAGTGATTGAGCCAGGCATGACTCGCAAACGCATCATTGATTCTTTAGAGATGTTAAAACATAAACGTGAAATTCAACCGGCTAAAAAGCACGGCAATATTCCGCTATAG
- the accC gene encoding acetyl-CoA carboxylase biotin carboxylase subunit, translating to MALFKKILIANRGEIAIRVTRACRELGIGSVAVFSDADRDSLHVFLADEAYHIGPSPSKESYLNYKKIIEVCKQAGVDAVHPGYGFLSENTTFAKALEEAGITFIGPTVANIESMGDKLSAKALMKKAGVPTVPGSDGGVETVEEAQKIAEKIGLPVIIKASAGGGGKGMRVVRKMDELESAFRACRSEGQNYFADPTVYIEKFVNDPKHIEIQVFGDKHGNHVHLFERECSVQRRHQKIIEECPSPSVPQEVRLRMGEAAVRAAKQINYVGAGTIEFIFDNATKDFYFMEMNTRLQVEHPITEIVTGYDLVKEQIYVAAGKPLSFKQADIRQKGHAIEARICAEDPVTYKPHPGVIRACRHPQGPFMRVDSYAYPGYEVPIFYDPMIAKLITWGETREEAIDRMQRALSEFVLTGIKTNIVLHKTILDHPKFRDGSYTTQFIEKNFEVIEPQLFAEVEDPVFLIAAAITAYNDRKSKDVRQLNLTSNWKRLGRKMQLRT from the coding sequence ATGGCTTTATTTAAAAAAATCCTGATCGCCAACCGTGGGGAAATCGCCATTCGCGTGACTCGCGCTTGTCGTGAGTTAGGCATTGGTTCGGTAGCGGTGTTTTCAGACGCCGATCGTGACAGTTTACATGTCTTCTTAGCAGACGAGGCCTATCACATTGGCCCCTCGCCTTCGAAAGAAAGCTATTTGAATTATAAAAAGATTATCGAAGTATGCAAACAAGCCGGCGTCGATGCTGTTCATCCGGGTTATGGTTTTCTTTCTGAAAACACAACCTTTGCGAAAGCTTTGGAAGAAGCCGGTATTACTTTCATCGGACCCACGGTGGCCAACATCGAATCCATGGGTGATAAACTTTCCGCTAAGGCCTTGATGAAAAAAGCGGGCGTTCCCACTGTTCCAGGCTCTGACGGCGGCGTTGAAACAGTTGAAGAAGCGCAGAAGATCGCTGAAAAAATCGGTCTGCCGGTCATCATCAAGGCGTCAGCTGGTGGTGGCGGTAAAGGCATGCGTGTGGTTCGGAAAATGGACGAACTTGAAAGCGCTTTCCGCGCTTGCCGCTCTGAAGGACAAAACTATTTTGCGGATCCAACCGTTTACATTGAAAAATTCGTCAACGATCCCAAGCATATCGAAATCCAAGTGTTCGGCGATAAACACGGAAACCATGTTCACTTGTTTGAACGTGAGTGCTCGGTGCAACGTCGTCACCAAAAGATTATCGAGGAATGTCCGTCCCCTTCTGTTCCTCAAGAAGTTCGTCTGCGTATGGGTGAAGCCGCGGTTCGCGCCGCTAAGCAAATCAACTACGTCGGCGCGGGAACTATTGAATTCATCTTTGATAACGCGACTAAAGATTTCTATTTCATGGAAATGAATACGCGCTTGCAAGTGGAGCATCCGATCACCGAAATCGTGACAGGATATGATTTGGTAAAAGAGCAAATTTACGTGGCCGCAGGGAAACCGTTGTCATTTAAACAAGCCGACATTCGCCAAAAAGGTCACGCGATTGAAGCGCGTATCTGTGCTGAAGATCCTGTGACGTATAAACCGCACCCTGGGGTTATCCGCGCTTGTCGCCATCCACAAGGTCCTTTTATGCGCGTGGATTCATACGCTTATCCTGGATACGAAGTTCCGATTTTCTATGACCCGATGATCGCCAAATTGATTACTTGGGGCGAAACTCGCGAAGAGGCTATCGACAGAATGCAACGAGCCCTTTCAGAGTTCGTTTTAACCGGTATCAAAACAAATATCGTTCTTCATAAAACGATTTTAGATCATCCGAAATTCCGCGATGGTTCTTACACGACTCAGTTCATTGAAAAGAACTTTGAAGTGATCGAACCCCAACTTTTTGCCGAAGTAGAAGATCCCGTGTTTTTGATCGCTGCCGCTATTACCGCGTACAACGACCGTAAATCCAAAGATGTTCGTCAGCTAAACCTGACTTCAAATTGGAAGCGTCTTGGTCGCAAAATGCAGTTAAGGACTTAA
- a CDS encoding acetyl-CoA carboxylase biotin carboxyl carrier protein subunit → MYFEAELKGKKYKIDVVEQKSMWRVSLQEEGKDWKHYDISKNDYKQAEQYISFLFGGKSYLIDVIGQDTEYTVFTRNSFRAIKVFNDEMLLHESLKKGGGIGGDQELKSGMPGKIIEIFAKEGEIVKANKPLLIMEAMKMENEMRASRDVKIKEIRVKQGDSVESGAVLIKFEEP, encoded by the coding sequence ATGTATTTTGAAGCAGAACTAAAAGGTAAGAAATATAAGATCGACGTGGTCGAACAAAAAAGTATGTGGCGCGTATCTTTGCAAGAAGAAGGCAAAGATTGGAAACACTATGATATTTCCAAAAACGACTATAAGCAGGCCGAGCAATACATCAGCTTTCTTTTCGGTGGAAAGTCGTATTTGATCGATGTGATCGGACAAGACACGGAGTACACTGTATTTACGCGTAACTCGTTCCGCGCCATTAAAGTGTTTAATGACGAGATGCTTTTACATGAATCCTTGAAAAAGGGTGGCGGTATCGGTGGAGATCAAGAATTAAAATCTGGCATGCCAGGTAAAATCATTGAGATCTTCGCCAAAGAGGGCGAAATCGTTAAAGCCAATAAGCCGTTGCTAATCATGGAAGCCATGAAAATGGAAAATGAAATGCGGGCTTCTCGCGATGTGAAAATCAAAGAAATCCGCGTGAAACAGGGCGATTCGGTGGAGTCCGGAGCGGTCTTAATTAAGTTTGAAGAGCCTTAA
- the tatC gene encoding twin-arginine translocase subunit TatC, whose amino-acid sequence MRSEDLDLKAQSLYEHLAELRKRIINCALILFIGTAICYNFSEQIFNFVRQPIVPYLPGGGLIFTGPLDKFIAHLKLSFVGGIILSCPFWLYQVWMFVAPGLYQKERKYTMGFIMAGTVLFLLGSGFSYFIALPMAFHFLMTFGGDIDKPMISIDQYMGFFTQMCLMFGVAFELPLVIVVLGMMGIVSQAFLRKNRRYAIMTIAVIAAIITPPDLLSMVMMLTPMWILFEGAVLVVGIFEKNRDQSFNEIE is encoded by the coding sequence ATGAGAAGTGAAGATCTAGACTTAAAAGCCCAGTCGTTGTACGAGCATCTCGCGGAACTTCGTAAACGTATCATCAACTGTGCACTGATTCTTTTTATCGGTACGGCCATTTGTTACAACTTCAGTGAACAAATATTCAATTTTGTGCGTCAGCCGATCGTTCCTTATTTACCAGGTGGGGGTTTAATTTTCACAGGCCCCCTGGATAAGTTTATCGCCCATCTGAAGCTTTCGTTTGTGGGTGGTATTATCCTTTCTTGTCCATTTTGGCTTTACCAGGTATGGATGTTCGTAGCTCCCGGTCTTTACCAAAAAGAGCGCAAGTATACGATGGGCTTTATCATGGCGGGAACAGTGCTGTTCCTTTTAGGCTCGGGTTTTTCTTATTTTATTGCCCTGCCGATGGCCTTTCATTTCCTGATGACTTTTGGTGGGGACATCGACAAGCCGATGATCTCCATTGACCAATACATGGGCTTTTTTACGCAGATGTGCTTGATGTTTGGAGTGGCCTTCGAGCTGCCTTTGGTGATCGTCGTTTTAGGGATGATGGGCATCGTAAGCCAAGCTTTTTTGCGTAAGAACCGTCGCTACGCCATCATGACCATTGCGGTGATTGCTGCTATTATTACTCCCCCAGATCTTTTAAGCATGGTTATGATGCTTACTCCGATGTGGATTCTCTTTGAGGGGGCGGTTCTTGTGGTCGGCATCTTTGAAAAGAACCGCGATCAATCCTTTAACGAAATCGAATAG
- a CDS encoding Sec-independent protein translocase subunit TatA/TatB: MSEIIFLAILALVVVGPKELPQLARTLGRFLNELKRSSNILTDEIKQQTRLDRFDLDSAMSRRDQVRDEQAQHDHHSPHGHHESHAPTSEEPQQMELTESTNDDSDEKKKS, translated from the coding sequence ATGTCAGAAATTATTTTTTTAGCCATCTTGGCTTTAGTGGTTGTTGGCCCCAAAGAATTGCCTCAATTGGCTAGAACCTTGGGTCGCTTTCTGAATGAACTAAAACGCAGCTCCAATATCCTCACGGATGAAATCAAACAACAAACTCGCTTAGATCGTTTTGATCTTGATTCGGCAATGTCTCGCCGGGATCAAGTTCGTGATGAACAAGCTCAGCACGATCACCATTCGCCCCACGGACATCATGAATCCCATGCACCGACTAGCGAAGAGCCTCAGCAAATGGAGCTTACTGAATCTACTAACGACGACTCGGACGAAAAGAAGAAATCATGA